The proteins below come from a single Nitrosarchaeum sp. genomic window:
- a CDS encoding cation diffusion facilitator family transporter, with product MLEQKTKVLQISLVAIFSAFVVELVFGLISNSLGLITDSIHALLDSVVTVILLLAARYAIKPPDEEHTYGHGKIESLGGLIGGIAIFLIAIFFIYESIHRLQNPVHNALPGMFAIIGGLYTIGIDIFRIIILRRSIKKIGGVTLKADFYHAFMDLGSTIIAIAGIVFVVHGFYNGDFIAALILGVVLVILSLKLIHRTALDLTDIISPELVKKVKEIVLNTEGVIEAEAILMRKSGDVIFTDVTISLRGDTSFDSAHEISNEVENNIKKKLPNAAITIHFEPNWKDVPLNAKINDIAKSVEGVKEVHNIISHKTKGKTYSNLHVMVDNEINLDLAHKISEEIEQKIQENIPEIEHVTIHLEPFLTVPKNLNVEDKITEEKIREILEQYTVIKKIGRIVSLNFENILKIDIDCSFDKELSIEKVHDMTSEIEHAIRTQIKNAVITIHPEPV from the coding sequence ATGTTGGAACAAAAAACAAAAGTTTTACAGATTTCACTAGTAGCCATTTTTTCAGCATTTGTAGTTGAATTAGTTTTTGGGTTAATTTCGAATAGTCTTGGTCTAATTACAGATAGCATTCATGCCCTATTAGATAGCGTTGTTACAGTAATACTACTTTTAGCTGCTAGATATGCAATAAAACCTCCCGATGAAGAACATACCTATGGTCATGGAAAAATTGAATCCCTTGGAGGGCTTATTGGCGGAATTGCTATTTTTCTCATAGCAATATTTTTCATTTATGAGTCAATTCACAGATTGCAGAATCCAGTACATAATGCATTACCTGGCATGTTTGCAATTATTGGAGGATTATACACAATTGGAATCGATATTTTCAGAATAATTATTCTTCGAAGATCAATTAAAAAAATCGGAGGAGTTACTCTCAAAGCTGATTTCTATCATGCATTTATGGATCTAGGCTCAACAATAATTGCAATAGCAGGAATTGTGTTTGTTGTACATGGTTTCTATAATGGAGACTTTATTGCCGCATTAATTCTTGGAGTTGTTTTGGTAATACTTAGTTTGAAATTGATTCATAGAACTGCATTGGATTTAACGGATATCATATCACCAGAGCTTGTAAAAAAAGTAAAAGAAATTGTCTTGAATACAGAAGGAGTAATAGAAGCTGAAGCAATTTTAATGAGAAAATCAGGAGATGTGATTTTTACAGATGTCACAATATCTCTAAGGGGCGATACAAGTTTTGATAGTGCACATGAAATTAGCAATGAGGTCGAAAATAATATTAAAAAGAAATTGCCTAACGCTGCAATCACTATTCATTTTGAGCCAAATTGGAAAGATGTACCACTAAATGCAAAAATTAACGACATAGCAAAAAGTGTAGAGGGAGTTAAAGAAGTTCATAATATCATATCTCATAAGACAAAAGGAAAAACTTACTCAAATTTACACGTCATGGTAGATAATGAAATCAACCTTGATTTAGCTCATAAAATATCAGAGGAGATAGAACAAAAAATTCAAGAAAATATTCCTGAAATTGAACATGTGACTATTCATCTTGAGCCATTTCTCACAGTTCCAAAAAATTTGAATGTGGAAGATAAGATTACAGAAGAGAAGATAAGAGAAATTTTAGAGCAATACACTGTAATTAAAAAAATAGGTCGAATAGTTTCTTTAAATTTTGAAAATATTCTTAAAATCGATATTGATTGTTCATTTGACAAAGAATTATCGATCGAAAAAGTTCATGACATGACTTCTGAAATAGAACATGCGATAAGAACTCAGATTAAAAATGCTGTAATTACAATACACCCAGAACCAGTTTAG
- a CDS encoding peptidase, whose translation MSHKYVILLGIFSSILLTPIISVEAASNPNLFVSAENSQFNNRFSGSMVVEVVIRDPNLHDTDQGKGEPNVTLNGKSLRMVQATDGNWYAYFANADKAKVADSTQSTTSGKGLDFGVFCSRDTASSVFGISLSETNGFAVPRSNGLSGFTNGVSSFNQCTGTLTNSMNLNNVVRNPQSINTNSNIPTGQIGLDSNAWPLIQLFSFSDVQIQYNAGGNPQSVSLEYDESSNISLTLDRSVYPQNSQVFLTVNDFQLNQDPTDEDSWTFNVNSPLATFYQAFDTSGSNSANGTSGLVNLNNNLSNLGFKDNGKLSINLGNIMQLTSNDKQPGTFVDDDIPGNQFPKIVTLVENGPNSGIFDSVDNGDDSVVRILADAPRGQSGQIDYNQKSISVLTGSSTSSISIKSTLTVGEGTKSLTPGKKFPITLMDSDQNINSASRDHLDVFRDSSLVPTLKIGNPITLGNANDVQFHSSATALNAGDTSNSSIPDKNSARLFIDTSNVAIPTFKQLSLNLGVSASTLQSLFIDSSISNNDGTNWINYDLRSFENDFGVTDFTDTSITISFGTLGSLPITIVDSGDLSSSHGLVQLDDADIQQLSTRSGIVYLVINFDSSNNTPTVGSISAEKNKQPIVFDFFSFGLSNNNDINNAIYRFELEETSDNSSKFVGTLEYAAANQLNILDPNFIKTLRTIDDEIKFIVTNRLIDEKGIAISYSDLDKVGVITTTSTKSDISTNSGTISSGSSIYRFGQPVTITLRDSDLNLKSDVVDIYLVNNDANSPNVDTVGNSGNILLEILLKDIRYKRCVINGVEYGGLASTGFTLVETGPSTGIFEGTFKMPSQICDKSGTKLISTAGGSLDAKYYDSRDASGNSNIFHLLNPKSTTQFSTSPQLSANKILIPSSGSSEEIILSGSIGNHKKGIPLDISLIRPDGVVQHFAAVISDSGSYRAAFSINQNSLSGVYKIQLFHNGVNVGLVSFTALHNMPAWIKDNVKQWSSNSEIIDDLKQMVKEKIINSPKEYQNSERMVPDWIKNNAKWWYNGQISDDDFIKSIQYLVNKGIIRV comes from the coding sequence ATGAGTCACAAATATGTAATTTTACTTGGCATTTTTTCATCCATACTATTAACCCCAATTATTAGTGTAGAAGCAGCCAGTAATCCTAATCTGTTTGTTTCAGCAGAAAACTCTCAATTTAACAACCGATTTTCTGGCTCTATGGTGGTTGAAGTTGTAATCCGTGATCCAAATTTACATGATACTGATCAAGGAAAAGGAGAACCCAATGTTACGTTAAACGGTAAATCATTACGAATGGTTCAAGCAACTGATGGTAACTGGTATGCATATTTTGCAAATGCCGATAAAGCCAAAGTAGCTGACTCTACTCAATCTACGACATCTGGTAAAGGCTTAGACTTTGGTGTTTTTTGTAGTAGGGATACTGCATCATCTGTTTTTGGAATCTCTCTTTCTGAAACTAATGGTTTTGCAGTTCCAAGAAGTAATGGTCTATCTGGTTTTACAAATGGTGTTTCATCATTTAATCAGTGTACTGGAACACTAACAAACTCTATGAATCTTAATAATGTTGTAAGAAATCCACAGTCAATTAACACCAACTCCAATATTCCAACTGGCCAAATTGGATTGGATTCTAATGCATGGCCTTTAATTCAACTCTTCTCTTTTAGTGATGTCCAAATTCAATACAACGCTGGTGGAAACCCACAAAGTGTTTCTCTTGAATACGATGAAAGTTCAAACATCTCTCTAACACTTGATAGATCAGTATATCCTCAGAATTCACAAGTTTTTCTAACTGTAAATGATTTTCAATTAAATCAAGATCCGACAGACGAAGATTCATGGACATTTAATGTTAATTCTCCTCTTGCTACTTTTTATCAAGCATTTGATACTTCAGGTTCAAATTCTGCAAATGGCACTTCAGGATTAGTAAATTTGAACAACAACCTTTCAAATTTGGGTTTTAAAGATAATGGAAAACTTTCAATTAATTTGGGAAATATAATGCAATTAACATCAAATGATAAACAGCCTGGTACTTTTGTTGATGATGATATCCCCGGAAACCAATTTCCCAAAATTGTTACTTTGGTAGAAAATGGTCCAAATTCTGGAATCTTTGATAGTGTTGATAATGGTGATGATTCTGTTGTTAGAATTCTTGCTGATGCTCCAAGAGGTCAAAGTGGACAAATAGACTATAATCAAAAATCTATTTCTGTTCTTACAGGTTCGTCAACCTCTTCAATTTCAATAAAATCCACCTTGACTGTTGGAGAAGGTACTAAATCACTCACACCTGGCAAAAAATTTCCTATAACTTTAATGGATTCTGATCAAAATATCAATTCTGCAAGTAGAGATCATTTAGATGTCTTTAGAGATTCATCTTTAGTTCCTACCTTAAAGATTGGAAATCCAATAACTCTTGGCAATGCAAACGATGTGCAATTTCATTCTTCTGCCACCGCATTAAATGCCGGTGATACATCTAACTCATCAATACCTGACAAAAACTCTGCACGATTGTTTATTGATACGTCAAATGTAGCAATTCCAACTTTTAAACAACTATCATTGAACCTTGGTGTTTCTGCATCAACCTTGCAATCGCTTTTCATAGATTCATCTATTTCAAACAATGATGGTACTAACTGGATAAATTACGATCTTAGATCTTTTGAGAATGATTTTGGAGTCACAGATTTTACAGATACGTCAATCACTATATCTTTTGGAACTTTGGGTTCTTTACCAATTACTATAGTTGATTCTGGTGATCTGTCTTCATCCCATGGGCTTGTTCAATTAGATGATGCCGATATTCAACAATTATCTACTAGGAGTGGAATTGTATATCTTGTCATAAATTTTGATTCGAGTAATAACACTCCTACAGTTGGAAGCATTTCTGCAGAAAAAAATAAACAACCGATAGTTTTTGATTTCTTTTCGTTTGGATTATCGAATAACAATGATATCAATAATGCCATTTACAGATTTGAACTAGAAGAGACAAGTGATAATTCTTCAAAATTTGTTGGTACTCTTGAATATGCTGCAGCTAATCAACTCAACATTTTAGATCCTAATTTCATTAAAACACTAAGAACAATTGATGATGAAATAAAATTTATTGTAACTAATAGATTGATTGATGAAAAAGGAATTGCCATATCTTATTCTGATTTAGATAAAGTTGGAGTAATTACAACGACTTCTACTAAATCTGATATTTCTACAAATTCCGGTACTATCTCTTCTGGTTCAAGTATATACAGATTTGGTCAACCTGTAACAATTACCCTCAGGGATTCTGATCTTAATTTGAAAAGTGATGTTGTTGATATTTATCTAGTAAATAATGATGCAAATTCTCCAAATGTAGATACTGTTGGTAACTCAGGAAATATTTTATTAGAAATTTTACTAAAAGATATTCGTTACAAACGATGTGTCATTAATGGAGTTGAGTATGGAGGACTTGCTTCTACTGGTTTTACATTAGTTGAGACTGGACCTAGTACTGGTATATTTGAAGGAACGTTCAAGATGCCATCTCAAATTTGCGATAAGTCTGGAACGAAACTAATTTCAACAGCAGGAGGAAGTCTTGATGCAAAATATTATGACTCTAGAGATGCTTCTGGTAATTCAAACATATTTCACTTGTTAAATCCTAAATCAACAACACAATTTTCTACTTCGCCTCAATTAAGTGCTAATAAAATCTTGATTCCATCATCTGGTTCTTCTGAAGAAATAATCTTGTCTGGTAGTATTGGTAATCATAAAAAAGGAATTCCATTAGATATCTCATTAATACGTCCAGATGGAGTAGTTCAACACTTTGCTGCAGTAATATCTGATAGTGGAAGCTATCGTGCTGCGTTTTCAATAAATCAAAATTCTTTATCAGGCGTTTATAAAATTCAGTTATTCCATAATGGTGTTAACGTTGGATTAGTTTCGTTTACTGCTTTACACAATATGCCTGCTTGGATTAAAGATAATGTAAAACAATGGTCTTCTAACTCTGAAATTATTGATGATTTAAAACAAATGGTTAAAGAAAAAATAATCAATTCTCCAAAAGAATATCAAAATTCTGAAAGAATGGTTCCTGATTGGATTAAAAATAATGCTAAATGGTGGTATAATGGACAAATCTCTGATGACGACTTTATAAAATCAATCCAATACTTGGTCAATAAAGGTATAATTCGAGTATAA
- a CDS encoding EB domain-containing protein — protein MGFLVLLSISLLSYGFIGNAYAQSVECGDNQIEQNGICQDINCGPNQIWQNNECQDVVTGPKNNLNLKTDLNIYGQGGIVVISGLINNIENLGSGDVSIIVRAPDNNIVTIAQVHPNADGSFQTTVKADGPQFKAPGDYKVFANFSGLKSEIKFKFTGGDGGIISGGDNNPITCPTGQKLVNGKCVAEEITCPTGQKLVNGKCVDDVPEPIQCPPGEELMNGKCIVPEPVEEEPPVCGKGTELVNGVCQVIKVDDDKKPGGACLIATAAYGTELAPQVQFLREIRDNTVMSTSSGLAFMSGFNQIYYSFSPTIADLEREHPLFQEAVRAFITPMISTLSIMTLAEDGSDAQVLGLGISVIALNLGMYIAAPTVIGFKVHKHLKSRK, from the coding sequence GTGGGTTTCCTAGTATTATTGTCAATTTCTCTATTATCGTATGGATTTATTGGAAATGCATATGCTCAAAGTGTAGAATGTGGTGATAATCAAATAGAACAAAATGGTATTTGTCAGGATATTAATTGTGGCCCTAATCAAATATGGCAAAATAATGAATGCCAAGATGTTGTAACAGGTCCAAAAAACAATCTTAACTTAAAGACTGATCTTAACATTTACGGGCAAGGTGGAATTGTAGTCATCAGCGGTCTGATTAACAACATTGAAAATCTTGGTTCTGGTGATGTCTCCATTATTGTTAGAGCGCCAGATAACAATATCGTTACAATTGCCCAAGTTCATCCCAATGCGGATGGTTCTTTTCAAACAACTGTAAAAGCCGATGGTCCACAATTCAAAGCACCAGGTGACTACAAAGTTTTTGCAAATTTTTCTGGATTAAAATCTGAAATTAAATTCAAATTTACTGGAGGAGATGGTGGTATCATCTCAGGTGGTGATAACAACCCAATTACATGTCCAACAGGTCAAAAATTAGTTAATGGAAAATGTGTTGCTGAAGAAATTACATGTCCAACAGGTCAAAAATTAGTTAATGGAAAATGTGTTGATGACGTACCAGAACCAATACAATGTCCTCCTGGTGAAGAATTGATGAATGGAAAATGTATAGTTCCAGAACCAGTAGAAGAAGAACCACCAGTATGTGGTAAAGGAACTGAATTAGTAAATGGTGTTTGTCAAGTAATTAAAGTCGATGATGACAAAAAACCAGGTGGTGCATGTTTGATTGCTACTGCAGCATATGGAACTGAATTAGCTCCACAAGTACAATTCCTAAGAGAGATTAGAGATAATACTGTAATGAGCACTTCATCTGGATTGGCCTTTATGAGTGGATTTAACCAAATCTATTACTCATTCTCACCAACAATTGCTGATCTAGAAAGAGAGCATCCATTGTTCCAAGAAGCAGTACGAGCATTTATCACTCCAATGATATCTACTCTCTCGATTATGACACTAGCTGAAGATGGCTCTGATGCACAAGTGTTAGGATTGGGAATCTCTGTCATTGCTTTGAACTTGGGAATGTATATTGCAGCACCAACAGTAATTGGTTTCAAAGTTCACAAACATTTGAAATCTAGAAAATAG
- a CDS encoding thrombospondin type 3 repeat-containing protein translates to MNNYTILFGFILLILLSPDSIFAQSLDTDGDGIPDSSDSCPTDPETINGFEDSDGCPDVVPPTDTDGDGIPDSSDSCPTQDETINGFEDSDGCPDVVPPTDTDGDGIPDSSDSCPTQDETING, encoded by the coding sequence TTGAACAATTATACCATTTTATTCGGTTTTATACTGCTTATTCTTTTATCACCCGATAGCATTTTTGCACAATCCTTAGACACTGATGGTGATGGCATTCCAGATTCTTCAGATTCTTGTCCTACTGATCCTGAAACGATAAACGGATTTGAAGATTCAGATGGTTGTCCAGATGTAGTTCCTCCAACTGACACTGATGGTGATGGCATTCCAGATTCTTCAGATTCTTGTCCTACACAAGATGAAACGATAAACGGATTTGAAGATTCAGATGGTTGTCCAGATGTAGTTCCTCCAACTGACACTGATGGTGATGGCATTCCAGATTCTTCAGATTCTTGTCCTACACAAGATGAAACGATAAACGGA